The following nucleotide sequence is from Anopheles stephensi strain Indian chromosome 3, UCI_ANSTEP_V1.0, whole genome shotgun sequence.
GCAAGATCTGTACACAAACCAGCCGATGGCGGACCGGTATTTGGCACACCCTCGCTTATATAGAGGAGGAAAGTGTGTGcaataatgttttatttgataGAGCTCCTCTTCGGTAGTGCGTGTTAATTTTGCACTGGATGTACTTGCTTATTGGGTTCGCCATCGAATGCAATTTGATATAAGCTTGGCCCTAGGTTGGTCCGGCAAGCGGAATGATTGAAGAGTTGATTACTGTTTTATTTCCAATTAAAGTTTCTTGTTGCTCAGCATCGAAAAGGATCGAACTTCTTAATGGCCTCCTCCATTGCTCTTCCTTATTGGCAGCATGGACTAGGATTTTTAATACTGCCTTTCTTGTTCAGATTCTTCATTTCCGATGTTCAGACGTCTTGGCCCATGCTTGTACAGGGTATGGCCACCAGGACCTCGAGTCGTCTGCTGTATTGGACCCAGACTTGGTCAGATGCAATTTGTCTCTTAAGGATACAGTTGATAGCAGCAGTAAATATTCAAGTGGTAACTAAGACGATAGGaccgggttcaaatccaatccggaTCGTTTCTCCGTACGTCTCATTCATCAGCGAGTAATGTAAGCCTTGGAAGCCAGCCAGATATGGCAGATCCAAATTCCCCGGGTTTATCCTGATCTCAGTAGCGGTAAAATTGATGTTTTCCTTGCACAAATGATCCGCAGACAAATAATTTACCAAAAAAGAGAAGTAGAAAGCGCACAACTGTTTTTcgacacgtttttttttgcttctcttttttgCCAGAATGCGGGAAAGCTAGTGAAATCTAATGGGCGCTCgtttggtgtttgtgtttttggtgCCATCTTTCTCCGTTGTTGTTTCGCACCCGCATGATGGCCTATATACGAGGAGGTTCCGCCGCACTCAGTGACGAAGGTCACAGAAACGGTCGTCGGTCGTCaagaaggaggaggatgaTGGTTCTATGCAAAAACTTTCTCCAAAACAGCATAATCCAAGTAGACGCAGGTCGCTTGGTCGCTTTGGAGACACCGCCTTGGACCGCCTTCTTGCTTGCTCGGCCAGTGAGTGTGGCAAGCAGTACGTGAAACAAGAGACCCGCAAACCACAACATTAAACAATTGAAGGTAAAAACAATATCAGCCAGCAAAGACACTATCAACGCGGCCAAGACGGTTCGAGACGGATGAGTCGAACGGGGCTGACCCAATTTtctgcacaaacacacgagcGCGTACACAGCGCAGGGGAcacactggctggctggtcaAAGCAAAACTGCTACCGCGGTTCTCGTGTTGATGGGCGCAAGAAAATATAACCGCTTAATAAAAACATTATCTTGCACACGTTCCGTGGCCGGCCGGGATGGTGTCATTGGTCTTGGTCGTGGGCAAGGAAAGTGATACCAGGCACACATCATCACATCCCTCGGAGAAACGAACCTCATTAGTTAAGTAGTTTTCCACGGTGCTTGCGCGAGCGTGCGACAAAAAACCGGCCTTCCCCCTTCCGTGTGGCCGACACATTTGCCAACATGTGTCTCTCGCCCCGGTGCGGATGGACTCTCTCTCAGCGACCGCAGCATCATCGCGACCAATTCGCGCCTGGCCACCTCTCACTTGCTGATGGTCGAAACGCGGCACCAGACCTTGGTCAAATATTTTCAGCACGTAGCACTCCCCAGCGGACGGCCAACTTCACTCTCGAACTTGCTCCGCGCGGAACCAGCGACAACTGGTCTGTGCTGTTAATGGGATATACTACCCGGGTGGTTGGGTGAAgcagaattaaaaaaaaataacccgATACTTCCATCCACATCCGCCCACTCACACtcagctcacacacacacacacacacacacacacacatacacacacgttgGCTGGTTTGCCAATCGCCACTGAAAAATCACTCCAGCTTCTTTGGTCAAGATCTTGCGGACGATCGTATCATTTTGGTCGTTTGCTTCTCCGTACCACTCgatttcttttcatttctgCATCTGTTTCGCGCTACCAAAAATACACGAATGGTGATGACGATGCCGCCCATTCCCACATCCGTCTCGGGCGCGGATAATCTAGATCTCGATCGACTCGCACGAAAGCGACCCAATCCTGCTGCCACCACCGCAGACCCGGAACATACGATCATAACCTCCAAAACCGAAAGTATCCTAATAGCCGTCCCAAACCGACCAGCCAAGAGATCCTGGCTGCTCGCGATGGTTACGTGATCCTCCTTCTGGCTGGGGTTGTTCGCAAAATATGTAGGATCACTATGGTAGCCAAGATTTTCAATCACATCAGCACACTGCCTCTTGGATTCCTTTGGCTACAGCACCCGAGGTATGCGTTTATGCTCTCTTGGTGCACCACCGCTCAAGATATCCCGTCCGTTGTCCGCCGTACCGCGCTTGCACACttcccacacacacggacCGCACGGGGGCACCGAACTCGAATGTGGCCAGCCAGGGATTGGTAGGCCGCTAGGCAACAAGGAGGCGCGCGACACAGGCACCGCACACACGCCCATCATCACTTTCGATCAAGACGAGTTTCTCACGGCCGAAGTTCACTGTTGCCGTGGCCGTTGTCGAAAACACGCACGACTCAAGAAATACGCTCGCTCGCCCAGCCCAGCAGCATTATTCTGACCGTTTTTTGCTACGCTATGCCACGAACATTCTTCACGGGCGGGGCGGGCTTTCGCAGCTAGATTGTGTGGTCCCCGaacaactacaacaaaaaatacaccgCGATAAGCCGGAACacagcacacactcactgCACGGTTCGCTCTGTGCTCTGTGGCTCGCCTTGTTTATCACAAATCACAGTCGCTTTACTACGCAAGCCTCGCGAATTGCTGCACCGTTTCGCCGATCACGAACGACGACGCGGACGCTTACCTAAACCGTCACACACCTCGGTCGAAAATGCAAATGCACGGCCGGTCAAAAATTTCGCAGCGAGACACGAAAACTGGAtatatataatttttaatgtatCACGATCAACCCCAAAAAAGGCAATTCCTCAAGTGCAGTGGTGGGCAACGCCACGATGCTACGATCTTCTTGTACGTTGGACAAATATGGTTCTTTAATTGAGCGCAATATGAGTTACAAAGGCACTGTGATaaaagcttttatttttggtgATTTTGTCACTGGTTtccattttatatttattaacaAATTACCGATGAATTTACTAAATAAGTGAAATGGTTTATTAGCTTCAGAAATATTTAACTGGTCAGAGTTGCTCACTCCTGAATCGATGGAACGCTGTTGACAGTCACACGCATGCGTTTATAGCAGTGGAGTTAACGCGTGTGGCAGTATGTCTGTTCTTTGTCGTTACATTGTTGATGAATTAAATTCGCaatttttaacataaaaaGTGTTGTAAATGAGACTTGCAACAGTTGTTTTCACCAAtaaaaaacgaaagagaaatagTTCTTGCAAACCCGGTTAATACTGCTTAAATTTAGCATTCCAAATCGTTCAAATGATCAACGGCTGGTATAAGCCACTGAACTGTGATTGTTCTGGCTCAAACCAGCGATCGttggaattgtttttaaagttaaaatcGATAGAAATAATTATTGAATTGTGAGTTTTAtgcaaaaacataaaattaaaaatcatacCAAGTCAACATTTGATTcgacaaaatgaaaaatcgaACTACAATACTACTCGGAGGACGTTGGATTCAACGGTAAGCGGCGTGGGCGTGGGACGAGAGGGGCCTGGTGGTCCAAGCGGCTTTACTCTCCTTACAGTCTCGTCGCTCAAAAAATATAAGCTTCTGAAGATACCCTATTCTCTAAGAAATTTCGACGTTTGTAAAGCGTCTTCTTCTTGCCTGCCTCGAAAGTCGTTGACTCGTCAGGATTCTCGAGCAAAGCATCAAAAACTCTGTTTTTTACCATTTAAGTCTATGCATGCTTCACTCGCTTATCTATACACAGAAATCAAAACTACCCGAAGTTGAATAATTCCTCCCATCTGGAACATTCCTTTCAACTCCCATTTCCTGAATCGAGCTTCATTATTTTAAGAATTCAGGTATCTATTCAGCCACCGCTCAAATCTATTTTAAAAGATTGACTTTACACACTTAAGTAACCTGACAATTTTACCGCACTAATGCTCTTTCAACACGTCCCATTCGTTATCTTTTCGAGTAAAAATgtcaatttatttaaatcctTCACATCCTTACAAAGCTCAATTTTGTTACTCGCCTAGCTCGAATCTAACAAATCTAACTTACCACCTAGTGTGAAGCAACCGAACACCCCCACCAAGCATCAATACTCTTTAATCCCTTGGATACACACCAGCGATGGTGCCCCTGCATTAAAACATCCGCGAAGGGCACGGTCCGTTCCTTAAGATTGCACCCGGGTTGTCTAATCGCCGTTACCAGCCGGCTTCCCATTAATTACCACCCTCGTCGCAATCACAACAGCGATTAGCGAAAATGCCAAAGATGGCTCATATTTTGtttgatattattttttattgaccCATTGGCGGTGTGCATCATTTATGCTAATCAAACGATTACAATTTGTCTGCCGGTGCATCTGTTGTCTGGACGACCGTGCATGTGTGCATGTGTCAGcgaacactttttttttaaactcgaATCCACGAATAAACCAGCACCAGAGCATTAGAAAAGTGCATGTGCTAATTAAAGATCACCGATCAGGATCGTATTGCAGCTGGCACGGTGAGAAGGGCGTTTGCACAAAAATACGCATATGTACACCACTCGCTTCTTCCAGCGTACGTGTGATCGTACGCGAGATGTGGTGGGCGACATTACTATGGCAACCGTCAGCTAGATTGGTTTGACATTTTAATTTTGTGAGGAAAAATTACGCGATCGTtaacattttaatgaaaatgttaCAAAGAATTAACTCGTTGTACGGATACTATGAAAACTCTTATAAAACAATCCAAAAACTTTAATGCAATAGTGCTCCACTCGGCCCTTACTAGAACATTGGAACAGTTTGAATGCGACTAAGCCAGACTCACAGCATCCCAAACGAAGGGATGTGCCTCTAAGGCCATGGTGTCATCATCAATCATTTCCTCCCGTATACATTGTACCCAGTGGTCCAGCATCTCTGCCAGAATCTACCCTACTCCCCGGAAGCAACTGCATACCGACTCAGGGCAGCATAATCGATATTGCTATCGTCGGCGCGAACCGCTCGTTAAAAGCACACCAACGCTGATAATGTGCGGCTAATTATTTGGTGAACTATTAATCGAATAAAGCACAACATTACCGCCGACTGCCGTGCGGGgcagccgatgatgatgaatggaCCACGATCCTAGACACTCCATGGTCCACGCGTGCGAAAAGTCATCCCGGGCTGCGAACGACTGTACCTTTGGCAGTAATGTAAATAAAGCCAAGCATTAGTTTAAATTATCGCCACAGTTAACATTGAGCGTTATGGCCGTTGGGAACGGGCCGAGCTAGCTGCTCACTGTCGGCCATGGCGTTGGTCTTTCGGACACTCCGTGCGACTGAAGATCGTGGAAGATCGGGGGTGGGGAGCATTTTCGTTCGATTCGACGATCAGGTTCACTTTAACCTTTCCCGGAGGCTCGTTTTATCGCGAGTCACGGGGACTCGGTTGGCCGCACTAAGTATTAGAATAAAGTTCTCCTCCCTCTCTGTGGCATTGAATATTTCACTCATCCAATAGGCTAAGGAAACGTCACTTTGGATGAGCCGGTGTGCGAAGTGCATCCCTACCTACTGTGGCCGATCTTTTGATCAGGCACTGGGTGGTAGTAGTACAGCGGCACTAAACCACCTACCCTTACTATATAAAGCTTACCAATTAGCGTAATTTTCATTCAGTGTTGAACAAACAGTTCACAAGTAACAAGTGCCAAGTGCGGTGTTAGCTTTACAGCTTCAGATTCCATTCGCAAACGCAAATCCAACAATCAACACCATGTTCAAATTTGTGCTGATCAGTGCTGTTTTGGTGGCCGCTGCCGTCTGTGCTGCTCCGGCCGATAACAAACCGGGCCAGCAGGGCCGTTCCGATGGGCTGGACCAGGCGGAGTCGGCCTGGAACAACCCGAACGCCTGGAACGCGCAGAACACCTGGGGCCGGGACCCTGCCGCCTGGAACCATCCGAACTCGTGGAACCATGGTAACACGTGGAACCACCCGACTGCCTGGAACCGTGGATACAACAACCGTAATGACATGAACACCGCTGCTCGATCAGGTTCCTATACGCATACGGTGGATGATAAACGGGCGtctctttttctgtgtgtaccaacatttttcttccaggCTACGATCCTGCCAACCGTTGGGCTGCCGGTACTGACCCGTGGAACCGCTACGGGGCCGGTGCTGGCTGGAACAGCTGGGCCGGACGTGGAGCCGCTGCTGGATGGccggctgctggtggtgccgcTGCCAACCGCTGGAACGCATGGTAAATGGAGCCGGTGGATGTGGACAACCCGATTCGCTAGAGATTTGACACCAGTTGGGCTAGTTGCATGTATGAGCAGACGTTTACTTTCTTATAATCACTTTGTAAAATAAAGTTTTCTAAGAGCACCATAAGGCATGAGTTGTTGTTTAATGAAGAAGCTTAAAAGAAATGGTCGTCATCCGAAACTCTTAGAACGCGAACTCCATGTGCAATGGCTATTCAAAGTATGTAAAAAGGCGCTGGGAGAGTTTTAGGACACAACACCGAAAATTACATACCGATAcctcaaatgaataaaaagtTATTGTAATTTTAAGTTTAAAATCGGTACAACGCATGATTGTACGAAGAAGCAAGCCGATTGCCTACATTTGGGAGTAAACATCGATTTCGATGAAAATCGAGATTGGATTTACGCCTGAGGCTATGCAATTCACTGCTGCAATGGGAAGAGCCTGCTTAACGAAAGATGTTTTTGTGCGCATCCAATCGAATGGAACACCAGGATCTTGTGGGGTCGTGGCGCCTAGACCTAGAGAAGACAATAGAATGCGTAACTTGTACAATTTTCCCAGATTAATTGTTTGAATTGAAAGCATTTGTACATCATTGTGTAATAAATAACTTTCTTACTTTCTTAAGATACGTCTACAACTTGCCCGATGGAGATTCTTTGTCGATCGTTGAGATCcaatcgttttctttttaacaaatttttatCAATTGTTATAATAATTCCATTGATAAATTCTTTGGTTTGAATGAGTTCTTACACAATTTAACCTACACTTTATTCTTTCTTACGTTTTGGCCCCTACCGTTTCTGGCTTAATTGACACAATTTTACCCATAACTGGATTGTCGTCAgtcttgcgtacggggagaaaCGGTCTCAGATTCGATACCAGTCCTTTCGTATTAGTAACGGATGCCGCTACCAATGACACAATCGGCCATCTGTGATACAATGCTGCTCATGATCCTATTAATTCTTCCTGATTTAACATCCCTTTCTCCTCATCCACGAATAATGTAACGATACGTGACCACCCTTTTGTAAACAGGCGTACGCACTATATAACGAACTTTTTCCAACTGCTGAACCTGTGTGGTAGCTCGACTGAACGCCTGCGTCTGTACCTGTCCTAGGGTGGGCGAGCTTTCGTATGACACGGAGGCAGACGCTGATGATGCGGTGCTGATGCGGTAAGCATTCGGGTCCTGTCCTTCGAGAACTGCACCAACGTCCAGCGCTAGCACTAGCAGTACGGCGGTAATCTGATCACGggaaagaataataaaaatattcaaatttaagAAT
It contains:
- the LOC118510392 gene encoding bifunctional endo-1,4-beta-xylanase XylA-like isoform X1 translates to MFKFVLISAVLVAAAVCAAPADNKPGQQGRSDGLDQAESAWNNPNAWNAQNTWGRDPAAWNHPNSWNHGNTWNHPTAWNRGYNNRNDMNTAARSGYDPANRWAAGTDPWNRYGAGAGWNSWAGRGAAAGWPAAGGAAANRWNAW
- the LOC118510392 gene encoding bifunctional endo-1,4-beta-xylanase XylA-like isoform X2 codes for the protein MFKFVLISAVLVAAAVCAAPADNKPGQQGRSDGLDQAESAWNNPNAWNAQNTWGRDPAAWNHPNSWNHGNTWNHPTAWNRGYNNRYDPANRWAAGTDPWNRYGAGAGWNSWAGRGAAAGWPAAGGAAANRWNAW